The window TGTTGGCGTCGCCTTCCTTGTAGATCGCCAGTTCGACCGCCTCGCGACCGTCGAGGCGGATGATCGCCTCGCGTTCCTTGTAGCCCTGGCGCACGTCGGCCACGTCGCGCAGCCGCAGCGCCTGGGTACCGCCCGCGGCGCTGCCACCGCCCTGCGAGAGCGCCGCCATGACGCTGGCATTGCCGCTGGCCGCTGCGACCCGCATCGCCTGCTGGGTCGCGCTGTTGTCGGCACCGGCGGTGCGCGTGGTCAGCAACATGTTGCCGATCTCGTCCACGCTGGCGAACTGGTTGACCGTGCGCACCAGATAGCGCTGCGAGCCCTCCTCCAGCCGACCGCCGGAGACGTTCACGTTCTCCTGCTGCAGACGGCTGATCACCTGGTCCAGCGACAGCCCGAACTGGGCCAGCCGACGCTGGTCCACGTCGACCTGCACTTCGTCCTCCAGGCCGCCGCCGACCTTGACCGCGGCCACGCCGTCCACCGTCTCCAGCTTGCGCTTGAGGTCGTCGTCGGCAAACCGGCGCAACTCCATCAACTGGCGGATTTCCTCGACGCCTGTGCCTGCCTTCTTCGGCGACAACGCCAGGCGGATGATCGGCTGGGTCGAGGGATTGAAGCGCAGCAACACCGGCGGCTCGGCATCCAGCGGGAACTGCAGCGACTCCATCTTGTCGCGCACGTCCAGGCTGGCCTGGTCCATGTCGGTGCCCCAGGTGAACTCCAGCACCACGTCGCTTTGCCCGGTGCGCGATATCGACTTCAGCTTGCGCAGGCCCTTTACCACGCCAAGCGCTTCTTCTGCGGGTTGCGAGATCAGGGTCTCGATCTCGGCTGGCGCAGCGCCTGTGTAATCGGTGCGCACGGTCAGCGTGGGATAGCTCAGGTCGGGCAGCAGGTTGACCTTCAGGCTGCTGAGTCCGATCAGGCCGAACAGCACCAGGGTCAGGGTCATCATCGCCACGGTGACGCGGCGGCGGGTGGAGAACTCGACCAGGCTGAACCCGGCGGGCGCGGCCAGCGGATCGGGCGCGTCGTGGTGGCCGTTGTTCGAACTCATTTCGCGGCCTGCCCCGCAGTTGCGTCGGACTTCGCCGCGGGCGCAGCCGCGTCCAGAACCTTCACCGCACTGCCTTCGCGCAGCGCCGACTTGCCGGCCACGACCACCGCGTCGCCTTCCTTCAGGCCCTGGCGCACTTCGACCCACTGGCCCTCGCTGTAGCCCAGCTTGAGCACGCTGCGCACCGCCTTGTCATCCATGATGGTGTAGACCGTGGGTTCATTGCCGTCCTCGAGCAATGCATTGCGCGGGATCACCAGCGCATTGGCGCGCTGGTCATAGCTGATGCGCACACGGCCGAACATGCCGGGTTGCAGCATGCCACCGCCGTCGAAGGTGGAGATGACCCGGAACGTGCCGCTGCCGGAATCGACCACCGGCGAGACCCGGTCGATGCGGCCCTCGAAGGTCTTGCCGGGCAGCGCATCCGCGCTCAGCTGCACGGCCTGGCCGGCCTTCAGGGTTTCGAACTCGCGCTCCGGCACGTTGAGGGTGGCTTCCAGCCGCGAGGTGTCGACGATGCTGAAGATCGGCGTGTTGATCTGCACGAAGTTGCCCGGCTTGATCTCGCGGGTGGCGATCACCCCGGAAATCGGCGCGGTCACCGTGCCGTAGCCCAGTTCCAGTTTGGCCAGGCGCAGGCTGGCGCGCGCGTTCTCCAGGTCGAAGCGCAACTGGTCGACATCGTTGGCGCTGACCATCTTCTGCTCGGCCAGCTGCATGGCGCGGCGATAGTTCGCTTCCAGCTTGCGCACCTGCGCATCCGCCTGCGCGACCTGCAAGGTGGCGCGGTCGCGGTCGATGCGCACCAGCACCTGGCCAGCGCGGACCTGCTGGCCGACATCGACCAGCACCTGAAGGGCAATGCCCGAGGTCTTGGCGACCACCTGGGCCTCGCCACGCGCTTCCAGCGCCGCGGTGCCGTTGTAGCTGGCGGCGATCGGCCGCCGCGCCGCGCGGGCGACTTCGACCGGCACTGCTTCCGGTGGCTTGTTGGCATCGGCCTCGCCGTTGCCGTCCTTGCCGGGGCCACCTTCGCCCTTGCAGGCCGCCAGGGCAAGGACCAGCGCCAAGGTGGCGAGACGGGCGATCGGAAGTGAGCGGCCGTGGCGGGAGGCGGGGGCCGGGGCGATGTCGTGCATGTGGGGAGGCAACCAGTCTGGTGTTGTAGTCAAGTATCTCACCTGCCACGGGTGCGCCGACATCCGCCGAAGGTCATGGTCGAGCATCGTCGTGTGCAGCGTGGTCCACACGCGTGTACAGCCATTATCAAGCCTTGGATTCAATCGTTATACTTGCGCGATGCATGCCGCTCGCACGGCATCCAACCCGCTCAACGAATCCGGAACCGCCACATGATGCGACCGTTGTCGATCGCCGCCAGCCTTGCCTTGGTGCTCGTCGCCTCTGCCGTCACCGCGCAGAACGCCGCCGCCCCGCCCGCCAGCGATCCCGCCGCCACACCTGCCGCAACGGTGCCAATCGCCGCTCCGGCCGCTGCTCCAACCGCCTTGAGCGGCGACGCCACCCGCGGCAAGGGCCTGACCTATACGTGCCGCGGCTGCCATGGCGTGGAGGGTTACAAGAACGCGTACCCGAGCTACCACGTGCCGAAGCTGGGTGGCCAGTCCGAGGTCTATCTGCGCAACGCGCTGCTGGAATACCGCGGTGCCAAGCGCAAGCACCCGACCATGCAGGCGCAGGCGGAGAGCTTCTCCGAGCAGGACATCGCCGACATCGCCGCCTACCTGTCCAGCATCAAGTGACCCGCGCCATGACCAAGACTTCCATGACTCTGCTCGCCATTGCCTGTGCTCTGGCTCTGTCCGCCTGTGGATCGGAGGCACCCGCCGAAGGCGAGCACGCCGCCGAGGCGCACTCCTCCTCGTCCGCGGGCATCCCGGCCGGCAACATCGATGCCGGCAAGGCGCTGGCCTCGAAGAAGGGTGCTGCGTCCGGCCAGGCCTGCGTGGACTGCCACGGTGCCGATGGCAACAACCCGATCGATGCGACATACCCGAAGCTCGGCGGCCAGTACGCGGATTACATCGAGCACTCGCTGATGGCGTACCGCTCGGGCGACCGCGGCGGCAGCACGACCACCGACCTGATGGCCAGCCAGGCCAAGGAACTGACCGACCAGCAGATCGCCGACCTCGCGGCTTACTACGGCAGCGTCACCGGCCAATTGCGCGACCTGCACAACGCCGAATAAGCCGTCACCGGCAACGCGTCGAATCGAAGGGGCCGCAAGGCCCCTTTCGTTTGCGCGATGCAGTGGCCACGAACAGAAAGACCCGGTCTCGCGGGCTTCGCGCCTGGAGGGGACCGGGTCCGGGATGCCGAAGCGATTCTCCGGGGAGCCTTGCGCAATCCGAAGTTTTTCTTCGACGACCGCAGGCTACGCCTGCGAATGTTAGTAATCGGCTAAGCAATCCCCGTTCAGGGAGCCGTTCGTCGGAACGGCCACCAACCGCGCCCGCACTGCGCATAGCGGTCGGCCGCGCGCTCGAAACGGTTGCGCACGCTCACCCCGCCGAACACCAGATACAACGGCAGGAACAGCGGCCCCAGCACCATGTACTGGTACACATGCGCACGTTCGTGATCGCCGATGCGGATCGGTGCTTCATCGCCCAAACCGGCGTGATGCGCATAGGTCAGGCACGGTGAATCCAGGGTGTCGCCGGTATGCAGGATCACGTTGCCCAAGGTCAACGCGCCGCCCTTGCCCCAGGGCACGCGATGGAACACCAGCGCCAGATCCTGGCCACGCCAATGCCAGTGCGCACCGCCGGCGAGCGCCGCACTGCCGGCAACCAGGCCGAGCAACGTGTTAGGCGATGTCCACACCGCCCCCAGTACCTGCAGGCAACGCAGCAGCCAGCGCGGCGGTGCGTCCACGTGGTTCAACGCGAGCGCTTGGCCAACCACTCGTGGATGGTCTGCGGCACTTCCTTCTGCGCGCGGCCGGAGACGTAGATGCCGATATGGCCGCCCTTGAACGAGAGTTCGGTGTAGTCGCGCGTCCCGGCCAGGTCCTTGAGGGCGCGCGAGGCATCCGGCGGCACGAGGTGGTCCTGCTCGGCGAAGATGTTGAGGATCGGCATTTCCACCAGACCCAAATGCACTTCGCGGCCGCCGACTTCGGCACCGCCCTTGACGAAGCGATTGCCCTGGAAAAACTGGGTGTTGAATTCGCGGAAGGCTTCGCCGGCCTGGTCAGGCGAATCGAAGATCCACTTCTCCATGCGCAGGAAATCCTCCATCGCTTTCCTGTCGTCGAGGATGTCGACCATGCCCACGTACTTCTGCGCGAACAGCCGCCACGGCTTGAGCATCAGGTAGGTCAGATTCATCATGTCCGCCGGGATATTGCCCAGCGTGTCGACCAGCAGGTCGACGTCGATTTCGCGGTTCCAGTTCGACAGCATGTTGTCCGCGGTGTGGAAATCCACCGGCGTGACCATCGTGATCAGGTTCCTGACCTTGCGCGGGTTCAGCGCCGAATAGCACAGCGAGAACACGCCGCCCTGGCAGATGCCGAGCAGGTTGACCGATGGCAACCCATGCGCCTTGCGCACGTAGTCGACGGCACCGCCGAGGAAGCGCTCGATGTAGTCCTCCATCGTCAGGTACTTGTCGCTGCGATCCGGGTAACCCCAGTCGATGATGTAGACGTCCTCACCGCGCTCCAGCAGGCCCTTCACCAACGAACGGTCGGCCTGCAGGTCGACCATGTACGGCCGGTTCACCAGCGCGTAGCAGACCAGCATCGGAATCTTCGCGCTGGGCGCGCGTTCGCCGCGATAGCGATACAGCACCACCTTGCCGTCGCGCCAGACTTCCTCGCGCGCGGTGGCGCCGAAATGCACATCGCCCATCTCGCGCAATGTGCCCAAGCCTGCTCCCAGCTTGCGCTGGAATTGATCGGCTTCCTGCGCCAGCGATTCCGCAGTGATGTTCAAGGGACCGGTCATGTCAGCGCTTCCTGCGATTGGCGGGTGCAGACTTGCGAGCGGGCTTCACCGGACTTGCCGCCTTCTTTGCCGCCGGCTTCGCGGTTTTCTTCGCGACTGGCTTGGCGGCTTTCCTCAAGGCGGGTTTCGGCTTTGCAACCGGCTTCGCCGCAGCCTTGCGCACCGGTGGTGGCGATGGAGCGTCATCGTCCGCTTCGGCCTTGCGCTGGATGCGCCGAACGAGGCGTTCGAGTTCGGCGATCTTGCGATGCGCGCTGTCCAGTTCCGCGCGACCCGGCAGGCCGGCCATGCTGGCGTTCTGTTCGATGATCGACTGCATGGCGCTGCGCAGGCGCATCTGCGTGTTGACCAGCGTGCCGTAGGCATGCCGGTACTCGACCGACAGCGCGGTCTCGGCATATGCCTCTTCCGCCGCATCCACCCACAGGTCGAACAGCGCACGCACGCTGCCGATCTGCCGGCCCGGTTCCTCGCGATCGATCAGTTTCGATTCGAAGCGCGCGAACGCATCCTGCGAGACCTTGCCCAACAAGGCGTGGTAGGCGCCGAGCGCCTGCTGCCAGTCGAGTTGCGCGCGCGCCACGCCCTGCAGGCGTTCCTGATGCTCACGGGCGAAACCGAACGTGGGCATGCCGAGGGTGGTCGCGGCTTCCTTGTGCATCGACTGCAACCACGGTGCCGCGGTGTCGCTCCACTGCTGCAGCTGTTGCATGCCGGGACCCTGCATGCCGTCGAACAGGGTCTGGAACAGTTCGCTGCCATTGCCGCCGATCAGCTTGCGCCAGGCCTCGGCGACATCGCGCGCGCTGTGGTTCTGGCCGGCGAACTGCGCCGCGACCTGCTGCATCTGTCCGTACCAATGCTGGCTCTGGCGATTGAAATGGCCCAGCACGTCATTCACGCCGCTGCTGCCGCCACCACCGACGCTGCGCGTCCAGCCATCCATCGCATCGCGGAACCCTTGCAGGCCGCCCATCGAACCCATCGCGCCGAAGCCGCCCGTGTTCGGCGTTGCCGTGCGCGCAGCGTCGCCCCACATGTCCCAGTATCGGCGCGCTAGCGCTTCGAAATCATTGCTGTCGTGTGCCATGTCAACTCATCCGTGGCGGTTGCCTGCATGCTAGCAACGCACCGCTGACATCGCCATCGCGCGACTCAAGGCTTGGGAATGCGGATGGTCTTGCTGATCATCAGCGAACCCGACAGCGCGAATACCAGCACCAGCGGATGCAACTGCCACGGACCGAGCTGCAGCATGCCGAACGGCAGCGCGGCACCGATGCGATCGCTCCACGCCAGCCACGCCAGCAGGCCGACGATGGCCACGCTGGTCGGGATCGGCGTGCCCTCGAAATACGTCACCTTGTCGCCGCCGTCGGCGAGCGTCTCCGCGGTGACGTTGTAGCGCGCCAGTCGGCTCACCCCACAGCCGACGAAATAGCTCAGCACGATCCAATCCCAGCCGCCCTGCAATCCGCAGGCGTAGGCCAAAGCGGCCGGTGCCACTCCGAAGCTGATGACGTCGGCCAAGGAATCCAGTTCACGCCCGAGGGTGGAAGACACCTTGCGCCAGCGCGCAATGCGCCCGTCCAGCGCATCGAACACGAAGGCCAGCGGGATCAGCGCCATGCCGATCAGCAGATATCGGACGTTGCCGTCCTGCAGGAAGCGCATCGCCGAGAACACTGCACCGGTGCCGCAGAAGGCATTGGCCAAGGTGAACCAGTCGGCGAGATGGAAATCCCGCAACATCGAAAAATGACGCTGTTTCATCGGCCGCTCCCGCGCGTGGATGCGACCAGCCTGCCAAAGCCGGCGTGAAGCCTGCAAGCACGGCTCAGCGAGGAAGCGCCAAGTTCTCGCTCGAGAGCGGCTTGCCCGCACGCGGCACGGTGGCGATCACCGCATCGACCGGCAACGCGCCCTTGCCGTCGAGATGCGCATCGACGCGATCCAGCGCCTCATACACATACGGCAACAACGGCAGGTAGACCGCCTCGTACTGCGGGAACGCGAGGAACGCATCGAAGTGCTGCGCGTTGCGTACCTGCCAGTAGCGCACGTCGCGGCCTGCGGCCTGCGCCATCGCCACATACGGTGCGCTGGAGAACGCCTGCGGCACCAGGCCATCGTCGGTGCCGTGCAGCACGATCACCGGCAACCCGGCGCGAGGCAACCCGGCGCGTGTTTCGGCAATGCCCTTGCGCACGCGAAGCGCATCGGCGCTGTCGCCGATCCACAGGCCGCGCAGGCATTGCAATCCTTTCAAACCGAGATCGATGGCCGGGTCGGGATCGACGATGCCGACGCCCGCACCGGGCGGGATACCACTGGCATCGGCCCACCATGACGCTCGTTCGACATCGGTGGCGGTGCGCGGTGACAGGTCGGCCCCCAGCGCCGAATAGCGATAGCCGCAGGGATGTGCATCGGCAACATAACGGCCATAGGCAGATGCATAGCCCACCCCGATTGCACGCCACAGATCGAAACCGACGCTGATCGAACCCGCGCGCAAGGCCGCATTGGTCCAGCCGCTCGCATGCAGCTTCGCCAGGGCGTCCTGCTGCTGTGCCTTCAAGTCTGAACCGGACAACAGACCTTGCGCCGCCAGCGCAGCGCACTTTGTGTCCGCACCCGGTGCTGCGGGAAGTCCCAGCGCAGGCAAGGCGCAGGGCATCAGCAACGCGGCCTCGGTGGTGTAGTCGTAGAGGTTGCGCGCACCGTGGCCTTCGACCAGCACGTTCGGTTCGCCGGCGACGACGGCATCCAGCCAATCGCCTTCCAGTTCCGCCGCACGCAATACCGCGCCGCCACCATTGGAAATACCGACCGCGATCACCCGCGTGTTGGCGAAGGTGAAGCGCGCCTGCCCCGGCAGTTGTTCGTTGAGCGTGGCCAGCGCGAATTCGGCTGCCTGCTTCACATGACGGCCCCAGTCGGCCTCCGGGTTGTCCTGCGAATGCGCGTGCTTGTAGGCGATGCCGCTGGCAGCCGCCAAAGGCTTGAACGCCAATGCAGCATCCGCGCCCGCGACCTGTCCGGCGGCGTCGATGCCCTGCCCGGCATCGGCATCGAAGTAATCCGTCCCCGCGCTCTTGTCGGTATAGACCACCGCGCAGCCACGCGGCAGCCCCCATGCACCGGCCACCGCGATCGCGCCATAGATCCCCCGCGAACCGGACGAGGCCGCGACCACCACGCAGCGCTTCGCCGTGTCGAAATCGTCCGGCAACTGCAGCAACACGCGATGCGTTTGGCTCGCGCCTGGCAACGTCGCGAACGCGCTGAACTCGCGGCCGGGCACGCTGGCCACGCTGCCGTACAACTCACCATAGCCGCCGCCGAGCGCGATGTCGGCGATGCCGCGCCAGTTCGCCCACAGCGCGCGACGGCGCAGTTCCTCTGGGGCCGGATGCGCGGCATCGACAAAGGCCGGCGGCATCATCGCGCGCAAACCGGCCAGGCCCAGCCCCGCGGTGAGCAGGTCGTCCTGACCGCGGTGGTCGCTGTTGCGTGGCTGGCTGAACATGCGGCTTCCAGATGTCGACGTGGTGCTGGCGCAGGCACCGAGCAGGAGGATCGTGGCGATGCAGGCACAGGACTGGAATCTGTTCATGCCGCGACCTTAGCGATTGCGCGCCGCCGCCGCATCGTACCTTCGTACCACGGTCGCCACGTCCCGCCACCCGGCACAGCCTGTTAGCGTATGCAGCTGACGCAATGCAGCAAGGACGACATGCCATGACCGATCGCTTCCTCGAAGGCCGCAACGCACTGGTGACCGGCAGCACCTCCGGCATCGGCTTGGCCATCGCCCAGGCCCTCGCCACGGCCGGCGCGAAGGTCGCGATCAATGGCCTTGGCAGCGCCGAGCAGATTGAATCCGCGATTGCCGATGTCGATGCCGCCGGCATCGGGGGCACGAAACATTTCGGTGCAGACCTGCGCCATCCCGACGCCATCGAAACGATGATGACCGAACTGGCCACATGGTCCGGCGGCGGGATCGACATCCTGGTCAACAACGCCGGCATCCAGCACGCGGTGCCGCTGCACCAGATGCCGGTTGCGAAGTGGAACGACATCATCGCGATCAACCTGTCGTCGGCTTTCCACACGATGCGCGCAGCGATGCCGGCGATGGCCGAACGCGGCTACGGCCGGGTGATCAATGTCGCCTCGGTGCACGGACTGGTGGCCTCGAAGGACAAGGCGCCGTACGTGGCCAGCAAGTTCGGCATCGTCGGACTGAGCAAGGTCGCCGCGCTGGAATACGCCGCGCAGGGTTCGCGCGATTCCGGCGGCATCACCGTCAATTGCATCTGCCCGGGCTGGGTGGAAACCCCGTTGATCGAGCCGCAGATCGAATCACGCATCGGCGGTGGCACGCGCGACGATGGCGTGCGTGCCCTGCTCTCCGAGAAACAGCCCAGCCTGCGCATGACCCTGCCCGCCGAGATCGGCGCACTGGCCGTCTTCCTGTGCCGCCGCGAAGCACACAACATCACCGGCGCGGCGATGCCGGTGGACGGCGGCTGGACCGCGCAGTAAGCAAACCGCCATGCCCTCGCCGCCATGCCCCTGATCCTCGTCGCCGACGACCATCCGCTGTTCCGCGCTGCGTTGCGGCAGGCCGCGCGCGATGCATTGGGCGACGTGGAATTGCTGGAAGCCGGCGACCTCGACGGCGTGCTGGGCACGCTGGATGCGCAGCCGCAAGTCGACCTGGTCCTGCTGGACCTGCACATGCCCGGCAACCACGGCTTGGCCGGGCTTGCCGCGGTGCGCGCGCAGCATCCGGGCGTCGCCGTGATCGTGGTCTCCGCCAACGACGATCCGCGGGTGGTGCGGCGTGCGCTCGACCACGGCGCCGCCGGTTACCTGCCGAAGAGTGCCGGTCTCGATGAACTGCGCGATGCGATCCGCACGGTGCTGGCCTGCGAGACCTGGCTGCCGGCGATGCTGCGCGCCAGCGTGTCGCGCGCCGCGTCGTCGCCGCAAGATGCCGACCTGGCCGCGCGCCTGGCGAGCCTGTCGCCGCAGCAGTTCCGGGTGCTCACGCTGGTCGCCGAAGGCCTGCTCAACAAGCAGATCGCCGACCGCCTGGACGTGCAGGAACGCACGGTGAAAGCGCACCTGACCGCGATCTTCGAACGCCTCGGTGTGCGCAACCGCACCCAGGCCGGTGTGGTGCTGCGCGAACTGGAACTGTCGGATCCGGCGCGCCAGCTGGAAAGCTGACGCGCCGCAGCGGCATCACATCGTCGCGGCGTCGATCACGAAGCGGTACTTCACGTCGCTCTTGAGCATGCGCTCGTAGCTCGCCTCGATGTCGTCCGCGGCGATCATCTCGATCTCCGCCACGATGGCGTGCTCGGCACAGAAATCCAGCATCTCCTGGGTCTCTGCGATGCCGCCGATCAGCGAACCGGCGAGCGACTTGCGGCCGAAGATCAGCCCCATCACGTTCGGGCTGGGGTGCGGCGAAGCCGGCGCGCCGACCAGGCACAGGGTGCCGTCGCGCTTGAGCAGTGCGATGAAGGCATCGAGCACGTGCGGCGCAGCCACCGTGTTGAGGATGAAGTCGAAGCTCCCGGCGTGCGCGTTCATCTGCGCCGCATCTTTCGAGATCACCACTTCGTCGGCACCGAGATCCAGCGCTTCCTGTCGCTTGCCTTCGCTGGTGGTGAACGCAACCACGTGCGCGCCCATCGCATGCGCGATCTTCAGGCCCATGTGGCCAAGCCCGCCGATGCCGACGATGCCGACCTTCTTGCCCGGGCCGGTGTTCCAGTGACGCAGCGGCGAATAGGTGGTGATGCCGGCGCACAGCAGCGGCGCAACCGCAGCGAGTTGGTCGGCGGGGTGGCGGATGTGCAGGACGAACTTTTCGTCGACCACGATCCGCTGCGAATAGCCGCCCAGCGTGTGGCCGGGTGCATCCGGCGTCGGCCCGTTGTAGGTGAGGACCATGCCCTTCTCGCAGTACTGCTCCAAGCCGTCGTTGCAAGCCGGGCACTGCTGGCAGCTGCTCACCAGGCAGCCGACGCCGACCGTGTCGCCGACCTTGAAGCCGCCGACATCGCTGCCGACCGCACTGACGTGGCCGACAATCTCGTGTCCCGGCACGCAGGGATAAAGGGTGCCCGGCCATTCCGAACGCACCGTGTGGAGATCCGAGTGGCAGACGCCGCAATAGGCGATGTCGACCTGCACGTCGGTCGCGCCGGGCGCGCGGCGCTCGATGGCCAGCGCTTCGACGGGCTTGTCCGCGGCATGTGCGCCGTAGGCTTTGGTGGTCATGACGGAACTCCGGGAAAGTGTCCCCGAAGTATGCGCCATCGATTATCGCCGCGCGGCCTTGTGGAAGAGCGCAGCCGACGTGAACCACAGTGCTGCGAAGGCTCCGCTGAGCATGCCGCCTTCCATCGAGCCAAGCGCAAGCGCATACCCGCCTGCGAGCAACTGGGCGATGCCCGTGGCCACCATCGCGCGCGCCATGCCAGCGGCCCGCAACTGCCCGAGCAAGGCACCGGTCGCACCCACCAGCAGCACGCCGGCGAACACCGCGTTGGCCATGTTGTCCTCATCGCCGATGATGCCGACCGCCAGGTTGATCCAGACCAGCAGGAAGCCGAGCACGATGGCGATCGCGAAACCCAGCCGATACGCGCTGCTGCCCGACATCCGCACCGCCACTTCGTAGGCGAGGCAGCAGGATCCCAGCAAGACGCCCATCACGATGAAGTCGAATGCCGTCCAGAGCACGCCTTCGACGCCCAGCTGCATGGCGATCGCCGGCAGCAGGAGCAGGCCTGCCGCCGTGCCCCACACCGCCAATCGCCACGGGTTGCCCTTGCCTGCGTTGTCTTGCTGCATCTGCGCCGCCATCGTCATGTCCCCGCGTGAATGTGACGCCAGCATCCGCCCGCACGGCGAAGATCCGGCGAGCATTGCGTGAAGCGGGCAAGAAGTCCGCCTCGCGTCAGAAGCCCAACTTGCTGCCCGCGCCCAGCAGGATCAACACGCCGAACAGCGCGAACAACGCCGCGGCAATGGAACGCACCATGCCCATCGGCACCTTGTGCAACAACCGGTCGCCGATGAAGACCGCTGGCACGTTCGCCAGCATCATCCCCAGCGTGCTGCCGGCGACGATGGCGAGCAGCGAGGCTTCGGTCGCGGCCATCGCCGCGGTGGCGATCTGGGTCTTGTCGCCCATTTCGGCGATGAAGAACGCGATCACCGTGGTGCCGAAGATGCCGAAGCGGGTGGCCTTGGGCATGTCGGCTTCATCGAACTTGTCGGGCACCAGGGTCCAGGCGGCCATCGCCAGGAACAGCACGCCCAGGATCCAGCGCAACACGCCGGGGCCCGCCATCGACATGACCCAGGCACCCGCAGCTCCGGCCAAAGCATGGTTGGCGAGCGTTGCGACCAGTATGCCGAGGATGATCGGCAGCGGCTTGCGGAAACGCGCGGCGAGGATGAAAGACAGCAGTTGCGTCTTGTCGCCGATCTCGGCGATGGCGACGGCACCGGTTGCGGTGAGGAAAGCGGACATTGGAATGACCTGGCCGGGATGGACACATGACCACGACGCTCCCCCGGCCTTCAGGAGGGATCGTGGTCGATGGTCTTGCCAGATGCGGGATCGCACGCGCCATGGCCGATTGAGGCCAAGCATGTTGACGCGGGCCTCGCCGGGGCGGCGAGAGGCTACTCCCCAAAGACGCTCGCAGTTTAAGCCACGCAGTTGCGCGGCTTCAAGCAAAGGAGCAGCGACGCGTCCGTCAGTGCAGACCGGTCAGCGTTGCATGCAGGTGCGCACCTTCCAGTGCGCGGCGCAGGCGATGTTCGACTTCAGGCAGGTTCGCAAGGCTCTGCGACGCATACAGCGTGTAGATCGGCCTGTCGCGCCACGTGCCCTCGGGGTTCTTGCGGCCGACGCTGACATTGCCGCTACCGCTGGCGTTGACCCACATGGCGCGCAATGCGTCGGGACTGATGCTCTCGGTACTGCCCAAGGTGAAGGTGAACAGCGCGATATGGTGTTGCGACATGCAGAAACTCCACTAGGCGTTCGAGTATGCGCCATTGGCGATTCGCGACATGAAGACCGGTGCGCGCGTTCGCCCGAGTCCGCTGACTTCATTCTTCCCGACGAGCGATCCAGTCAATCGGGATTGGTGTCATGGATAGCGCTCGCCGCCAGCATGCGGTCGAGCA of the Thermomonas carbonis genome contains:
- a CDS encoding 3-hydroxybutyrate dehydrogenase, which encodes MTDRFLEGRNALVTGSTSGIGLAIAQALATAGAKVAINGLGSAEQIESAIADVDAAGIGGTKHFGADLRHPDAIETMMTELATWSGGGIDILVNNAGIQHAVPLHQMPVAKWNDIIAINLSSAFHTMRAAMPAMAERGYGRVINVASVHGLVASKDKAPYVASKFGIVGLSKVAALEYAAQGSRDSGGITVNCICPGWVETPLIEPQIESRIGGGTRDDGVRALLSEKQPSLRMTLPAEIGALAVFLCRREAHNITGAAMPVDGGWTAQ
- a CDS encoding response regulator transcription factor — protein: MPLILVADDHPLFRAALRQAARDALGDVELLEAGDLDGVLGTLDAQPQVDLVLLDLHMPGNHGLAGLAAVRAQHPGVAVIVVSANDDPRVVRRALDHGAAGYLPKSAGLDELRDAIRTVLACETWLPAMLRASVSRAASSPQDADLAARLASLSPQQFRVLTLVAEGLLNKQIADRLDVQERTVKAHLTAIFERLGVRNRTQAGVVLRELELSDPARQLES
- a CDS encoding NAD(P)-dependent alcohol dehydrogenase, which gives rise to MTTKAYGAHAADKPVEALAIERRAPGATDVQVDIAYCGVCHSDLHTVRSEWPGTLYPCVPGHEIVGHVSAVGSDVGGFKVGDTVGVGCLVSSCQQCPACNDGLEQYCEKGMVLTYNGPTPDAPGHTLGGYSQRIVVDEKFVLHIRHPADQLAAVAPLLCAGITTYSPLRHWNTGPGKKVGIVGIGGLGHMGLKIAHAMGAHVVAFTTSEGKRQEALDLGADEVVISKDAAQMNAHAGSFDFILNTVAAPHVLDAFIALLKRDGTLCLVGAPASPHPSPNVMGLIFGRKSLAGSLIGGIAETQEMLDFCAEHAIVAEIEMIAADDIEASYERMLKSDVKYRFVIDAATM
- a CDS encoding TMEM165/GDT1 family protein, whose product is MSAFLTATGAVAIAEIGDKTQLLSFILAARFRKPLPIILGILVATLANHALAGAAGAWVMSMAGPGVLRWILGVLFLAMAAWTLVPDKFDEADMPKATRFGIFGTTVIAFFIAEMGDKTQIATAAMAATEASLLAIVAGSTLGMMLANVPAVFIGDRLLHKVPMGMVRSIAAALFALFGVLILLGAGSKLGF